DNA sequence from the Sinorhizobium sp. RAC02 genome:
TTGATTAAGCGCATGGAAAACCGCACATAGGCGCGAGTACGAAATCTCGGCGCTTCAGGGACGAACCGAGAGATGTTCGTGCACACCGAGCCACCGACCTGCCGGATCGCGTGAAAAAACGATGGTTTCACGCTCGTTGTTCGTCATCGTCTCGCCGCCCATCGAGATATCGGTCTCGACGGCGTGGGTGAAGATCGCGACATCCCCGACGAGCTGGATTTGGCGGTCCGTCGAGCGGCAGCCGAGCACGCGAAACCCGTCGCGGCTCTCCCAGAGCGCCCATTCCTCTTCGTAGGCGGCCCGGTCTTCAAGCATATGGTCGAGATTGTGGAAGAGGAAGGTCGCGGTGGGTGCGAAGGCCGCGAAATAGGCATCACGGTCGTGCCGCGCGAACGCGCTGACCAAGGCATCGGCGGCGGAAAGCACGGTGGATTCCGTTTCGGTCATGCGTTCCTCAAACGATCTTGATGCTGCTGATAAGGGTGGCAATCGGCGCATGCTGGGCATTGACCCGCGTCTTCAAGTCTTCCAGCGGCATGGCGTCCACCTTGCAGAACTCGATAAACATCATGTTGAGGTTGTTGAAGAAAACCTCACCCATGGCCTTTGCGTCCACGCCG
Encoded proteins:
- a CDS encoding nuclear transport factor 2 family protein — translated: MTETESTVLSAADALVSAFARHDRDAYFAAFAPTATFLFHNLDHMLEDRAAYEEEWALWESRDGFRVLGCRSTDRQIQLVGDVAIFTHAVETDISMGGETMTNNERETIVFSRDPAGRWLGVHEHLSVRP